Within the Pseudorasbora parva isolate DD20220531a chromosome 15, ASM2467924v1, whole genome shotgun sequence genome, the region tcgaagggcgggcattTCAGTATTCCGTACTACCAATCGGGCTAGcactgtcccctcgcgtcttcacgaagattgtctAGGCAGCCCTGGTGCCACTCAGGCagcaaggggttcgcatcctgaactatctcgacgactggctcatactgggccactctcgggaccgggtgtgcgaacacagagacctggttctccaccacttagctcgtctgggccttcgggtcaactgggagaagagcaaactctgcccagtgcagaggatctcttttctcgttatggagatcgactcggtcgccatgtgtgCGCAGCTTACCGGCATGCGCGcacagtcactgctgacttgcctccgtcagataaagagcaagagtgcggttccactgaaactgtttcagaggctcctggggcatatggcatctgcagcattgcttcatatgagaccgcttcagcactgggttcgcgatcgagtcccgagatgggcatggcagtctggcacgctccgggtcccagtgactcgggcctgcagacagacactcacccagtggtcgaacctcagatgttgttgtgtcaacagatgcgtccaccacgggctggggtgccatgtgcaatggacatgcagccaccggctcttggtcagagagccagagccgcctgcatatcaattgcctcgagttgctggcagtaaggtttgccctgcaccgcttcctagcgttgttgaagggtcaacacgttctagtcagatcggacaacTCGGccgcggtctacgctcccgccgcatgtctcaactcgcctGCCATCTCGTTCAATGGTGTCAGAAGCggctgaggtcccttcgtgctgtctatatcccggggatcctgaaccgtgcagccgacgagctctcacggatTCAGCCAATCCCAGTCcaggagtggagactccatccccagtcggtccagctgatctgggatcagttcggggacgcacaggtagatctgtttgcctcccacgactcgtcccattgcagcctgtactattccctgaccgagggcacgctcggcacggatgcactggcgcaaagctggccgcagggcctacgcaagtatgcatttcccccagggagccttcttgcacgtgttttgtgcaaggtcagggaggacaaggagcaggtcacgttggtcgccccgtactggcacggtcggacctggttcccagaactagttctccttgcgacagcccctccctggccaattcctctgagacaggatctcctctctcagagacggggcaccctgtggcacccgcgtcccgatctttggaacctccatgTATGGTTCTCaagcttgcgcagggcactggaagacagccgagtggcgttattTCATTgagacccccattcgtcagtcactgacgttacgtcggagtgactgaacgaaagggaacgtctcggttacgtatgtaaccctcgttccctgaggagggaacggagacgtaacgtcccgctgcCACTTCCGCTGTCCCGCTGGAATggccgagagttcagtcttggctcctcagcaggtaacataatgcgattcatgccagctacttccctatatacccaggtgggtaggcggagttacgcatgcaaatctcgcatgcccatggcattggcactgccattgggcgttttctaagatctcgaagatgattggcttctaggcgaaacccccattcgtcagtcactgacgttacgtctccgttccctcctcagggaacgagggttacatacgtaaccgagacgttctctATTTTTAAAGTCCAGTATCAATGAAGATGATGTGTCAGTGAAGGATATGTGAAGAAACCTCTCCAAGCATTCTTCCCTGACGACAGGTAATTCATCACATAGGTGATGCAGTGGCGGTCAAAAGCTTCTTTGGAACATGCCCATTCACATCTACTGTGGAGAGATGGTTTCCTGCTGATGGAGAGCTTCTGGGACAGTGACATAAAAAGCACTTTCCAAACAACTTAAAAATAGTTGGTGACAAACATCCTTTGGAGTTTGTGCGCTAAGCTTGTGCCTTTCACTGCAATACTGGacaaagattttaaaataaaccTTTTGGTCCTAATGTTGGTGCTAGTAAAAGTTTAAGAGCTTATGAATTTGGTAATACTTCACAATAAAAtctaatttgttaacattatttaatgtattggccaacatgatctaacagtgatgagcatttttttttacagtgtttattaatatttgttgaCCTTGCTTAATAAAATATAGTTCAAAGCTAGTTAATGAAATGTATAGTCATTGTTCATCAATCAactcaatcaactttatttatatagcgcttttacaatcacgattgtgtcaaagcagcttcacagtgtcaaacaggataatattgcgacaaaattagatttggctgtacagtcgtactggagaaaacagtgatgttatcagcttattttaatttatcatatagcgacaatgttggcagatcagtattatagtttatagaattaaataagacctaattcatatattttatttgtataataagttgaataactttaatcatatttttagtgtccccaactgagcaagccaagccaaaggcgacagtggcaaggaatcaaaactccatcggggcatgatggagaaaaataaaccttgggagaaaccagactcagtcggggtgccagttctcctctggcctattaacacaccgtgtaagattattattctggcaaccttacaggtcggaaatcatattagatcggattattcaaaattttcagggtatcacggaagagaccgatttatttaggatggggcgtcaattacacaagagtatgaatacatgaaagatcggaattattgcgccgaagacgggttttgagcatgtcgtgccagtgaggcaaattcggaggagacaccatttgacacggctcagcagacactccaggatgcgttggtcatgtccaggcaggtccaccatccgatccggacagggcccagatccgggataaacctcgggataaacagagagactaacattagcgtagatgtcactctttttatgatgtaatgagtacatcaggtgttatgggaagtgttcccggttccggctgacctagttaatgcagcctaacaatcagtcaattgacttgaataatgaaagttaaaaatgttctatgtgtatgccatagtaaagagatgtgtttttagtctagatttaaactgacagagtgtgtctgcttcccgaacaatgctaggaagactattccacaatttaggagctaaataggaaaatgatcgaccgcctgcagttgatttagatattctaggtattatcaactggccagagttttgagaccgcaatcgacgtgatggggtataatgcgttaagagctcgcttaagtatcggggagctaaactatttagtgctttgtaagtaataagcaagattttaaaatgtatgcgatgtttaatagggagccagtgcagtgttgacagaactggactaatatgatcatacttcctggttctagtaagaactctagctgctgcattttggactagctggtaCGGTGGCCGGGAAGTGCAAAACAACATTACAGCGTGTGAAACACTTTTACAACGCTCGAGACAAATTTACATTTTGGAAAACATTTTTACCTctcataaaacacaattacatgGGCAAAACACTTTTACCAAGGACGAAACAAACTTACATTTAAGAAAACAAATTTACATTAAGGAAAACAAATTAACAAGACGCAAAACACTTTTACCAGTCCCGAAACAAATTTACAATGACAGATTCTGACGGAAAGGGAACGTACCACACACCGGAAGTGACGGTGAAAGGTGTTGTTGTTGGTGGTGGTGAGAGCGGTAAATTTGTTTCGTGGTTGTGGAGTAACGTTAAATGCATGTTGTAAACAAAGTTTATGGTGACCGAACATGGACTCCGGACGAGGGATGTTTTGCCCTTTTTGTGGCAAACACATGAACAGCTTAACGCGGTTCTGCTTCGCGTGTGGTCGGTGTTTGGAGTTTTTGAAGGACGCGGAACAGACGGAAACACCAAACATACTGCATCAATGTGTGCAATATTTTAATGAGGGCCACTCGTACTCTGTAATCGTGGACATGATGTCAAGTCTACACGGTGTAAACATCAGCTTGAGGACTCTTAAAAGTAAACTAAACGAAGCCGGGTTGTACCGCAGAAAGAATTATTCCTCTCCAAACTCCGTGAGTAACGCCATCAGATTGGAACTTCGTGGACCTGGACAACTATTTGGCTACCGCACGATGTGGCAGGTACTTAaacaaaagtacaattttcGAGTGAAGAGAGATGATGTGATGAATTTGCTCCGGGAGCTTAATCCTCGAGGGTGTGAGAGCAGAACCCGCAGAAGGTTTACTAGAAGAACCTACCACTCAATGGGACCTAACTATATGGGGCACGCAGATGGTTATGATAAGCTTAAGCCATTCGGTTTGGCCATATCGGGATGCATAGATGGATTTTCACGTAaagtactgtggcttgaatgtGGACCAACAAATAATAACCCAACAGTGATTGCTCACTATTTCATGTCATGCGTGCGAAACCTCGGTGTCATCCCCATGAGACTGAGGACTGATTGCGGCACTGAGAACGGCATAATGGCTGCAATTCAATGTACCTTACGCCACCATCACAGTGACTACTACTCTGGAGCGTCCAGCCACATGTACGGCTCATCTGTAAATAACCAGCGCATTGAGTCCTGGTGGTCTATATTTAGAAAGGGAAGGTGAGTGGTCTTCATAAAGGGTCATTGCATCTTTTGGTCATTCGATTTTCTTCTCaggaaaaagtatttaaaaacaaaaattgaGCACATTAAAGATcaatacaaaatgtaaaaaaaatatataacccGTCAGGAAAAGTAGTTGGTCTTGACAAGAAAATCGAATTACCAAAAGATGCAGACCATACATTTCATTACAACTAACCTTTGATTTTATTATTCAAGCGTATAAACAAGTACAACTACAATTTGTATCAATTTCTATAGGTCTCAGTTCTGGATGGAGTTATTTGCGGACCTTAGAGAAGCCGGATATTTTAACGGGAGTCATGAGCATCACTGCCTATTGAGATATTGCTTTGGTGATGTTATTCAGAAGGACTTGGATGAGTGTGTGAGACTGTGGAACAGTCACAGGATTCGCCCTTCCAGAACAGCAGCATGTCCAGGAGGAGTTCCCAATGAACTCTACTACTTACCACACAGGTGATACTTTAATCTGTTTATCAGCAAGCATGTATTATTCTAATGTCTTAGCTTAAATGGAAAGAAAAGCATTCTATTTATGTTTTCTATTTAACATAGGTTTGGCTCCAGAGATTGCGGATTTGAAATTCAACATGCTGAATTGGATGCCCTTCCTGAGGCTAGCCTGTCAATGACTCCTTGTGGGGACCCAAACATGCAGGAGTACTTGGACTTTTCCATGGAACACAATCAGTTACAGAAGCCGGAGAACTGGGAGTCTGCATCAGAACTGTACATGAAACTAAAAGAAATTGCTCAGCTATGAAATGATCAAAAGGGAGTTTTTTTGTAGTGGTGGAATACTGCTGTCTGTCTGAACAAATGTTTATGAATCTGTCACCCACGGCTTAATTGTTTTTAAGTGTGaactaaataaatcaaaaatagTAATAAGTGTTTAGTACATTTTTGCAGTAtagaaaacaagaacaaatcaAAAATAGTAATAAgtgtttaatacatttttgtagtATAGAAAACAACTTCATGAACTACTTGTTTATTTATCTAAAACAGTGATTCACAAAGGTATCCCAGTTTGAGAGTCACAGatctaaaacattttcaaaatgttaactgtgaggaaaaaaaaacaaaacatgctcacatactattatattataaaaaactATTTTGGCAACTGCACTTTAAAGTGAACCTTTAACACCAATGTTTCCagactcttaaagggttagttgacccaaaaatgtgaattgtgccattaattcctctccctcatgttgttggacTGCCGtcagacctccattcatcttcagacacagatgaagatattagtgttgaaatccgatggctcagaaaggccttcattgacaccaatgtcatttcctctctcaagatccataaaggcactaaagacgtcgttacaaagcccatctcactacagcgccTCTACAATCATAGACTTGATTTTAGCAACTTGCCTgctaaaatcaaatcaaatcaaaaaatCAAATCATGTAAACATTATGTATACACAAAGATTCCTATTGGTTGATAACCACTAGAAAAAACATCTCATTACATCCTCCCACTTCAttctcacaagttttttttaacagtttgtttaatttgtgtCATTAGTGTTTATTCACCTGCAAGAGCTTGTTATGTTTTCTTATGGCACACCAATATAAGCTCTTGCAGGTGAATTAAGTAAAGCTCACACAATCAGCTGTGGGTCCTGGCACCTCAGTCAGTTACAGAAACAGCCCATAGCATGTAGCAATGTTGAGCTTATGTGCAGTCTTGCTGTATTTTCAGGTGAACAAAAGTGGTAAAATATCTATAACagcaatataaatgtataatgtgTATGTGAATAAATAGTGAAATATGTGCTAGTAGTTTTATCACAATTTTGTgagttaaattaaaaaaaaaagttaaattgccCTTTTCATGGTAGTGAAAGCATTGTAGCCTAATAGTATGCgagttgttattattatttccaGTCAAGAAGTAAAGAAATAATTTTAACCCATGCACGCCTGAAAGCTCCTTTGTGTGCAACACCTACCTTTCGTCTTCCAGTTTGAGTTTGGGAGTACTTTGATTTTCTGGTTCAAAAACCTAAGAGCAAATTGATAAAATGTATCAACAATTTTCAACAGCTTCCATTATTGTTCCATGACCACATACAGCATATATCAATGCTGAATGGTTTACTATGTCACTGTATAATAGTTActgcaaaataatcaaaacaaacCTTTATCCACTAAAATATTGACCAGGACAAATATTGTATGCGTGAAATCAAATGCAaatctaataaataaatacaaacatacataaaaaaagaaaagaaaaataactgATGTACCAAAGTGTCAGCTCGATTGAATTCAGCTGTACTCCGTGTTGTAAAGACAATTTCGGAATCAGAATCTGAGTCTGAGGTATCGtccactgaaaaaaataatcgAACAAACATTACATATCCACCAACAGAGTatcaaaatatgtattaaataaaaatttaattaaatcatGAGATCCACTAACCTCTTTTATAGTGTTTTTCTAGGCAAATGAAAAAAGTGATCCTGCAATATGCCTTTCCTATTTCCTTTTTATATTCTGCCAATTGAAATGGCCTTTCTGACCCAGGCACATGGACCACCTCTGAGCAGTCTGGATACAAAAGGACATAAGGTCCTTCGTGCATGTCCTTGTTAAATGTTCTCATTTTCTGTACAGCTTGTTTCAGTAGGTCAGGTGCTGCTACATCCGGGTCTGTAAATAACGGGAGTGTTTTCCCTCTTAGAGGTTTTAAATCAGTTCCACCAGATTCATGTGGCACCATCAATCCTACATTTATCTAGTAACAaagataatatataattaatgtaTACAAATACACATAGGGTATTGCAAAATCGTATAGGACGGTGAATAACTTACCTGGACGTGCTTTCTTTCTTTAGGCTtgcatcttccttttggcccaTAGTTAAAAGACTGTCTTTCTTTAGACTTGGAGCTTCTGTACTCCATGAACTGCTTGTATGATGGGCTTGGTTGTTCTGCTGAAATGGACAGAGTTCCGTTTCAAAACAGAAAATTATAAGCCgctcaaaaaatattattagcattaatattttttatttacaatgcCTCAGATAGCTAGCGTTTTGccacactaaaaataacaactTACTTTGCTTAGCACTGTCCTGCTGTCGAGACGTCCCCGGTTTTTCCGTCTGTTCCGCGTCCTTTAAAAACTCCAAACACCGACCACACGCGAAGCAGAACCGCGTTAAGCTGTTCATGTGTTTGCCACAAAAAGGGCAAAACATCCCTCGTCCGGAGTCCATGTTCGGTCACCATAAACTTTGTTTACGCCATGCATTTAACGTTACTCCACAACCACGAAACAAATTTACCGCGctcaccaacaacaacaacaccttTCACCGTCACTTCCGGTGTGTGGTACGTTCCCTTTCCGTCAGAATCTGTCATTGTAAATTTATTTCGGGACTGGTAAAAGTGTTTTGCGTCttgttaatttgttttcttaaaTGTAAATTTGTTTTCTTAAATGTAAGTTTGTTTCGTCCTTGGTAAAAGTGTTTTGCCCATGTAATTGTCTTTTATGAGAGGTAAAAATGTTTTCCAAAATGTAAATTTGTCTCGAGCTTTGTAAAAGTGTTTCACACGCTGTAATGTTGTTTTGCACTTCCCGGCCACCGtaagctggagtttgtttattaagcgagcagggcaaccacccagtagagcattacaataatctagccttgagctcatgaacgcatgtactaactgtttagcattttgcattgaaagcatgtgccgtaatttagatatatttttaagatgatagaatgcggttttacagatgctagaaacgtggctttcaaatgaaagattggtatcaaagagcacacccaggttcctcactgacggcgagggcttgacagagcagtcatcaagtgttagacagtattctcggttactacttgtggagcttttctgtccaataattaaaaattcagttttatctgaattaagttgcagaaaattactattcatccaattttttatatcagctatgcattctgttaatcttgtgaattggtaggtttcatcagggcgtgaggaaatatagagctgagtatcatcagcataacaatgaaaacaaacgccatgcttcttaatgatatctcccagtggtagcatatacagggtgaaaagcaacggtcctaacactgagccttgcggtaccccatactgaacttgtgatcggtgtgacatctcttcatttactgctacaaactgataacggtcagataagtacgatttaaaccatgccaaagcagttccactaacgccaacataattttcgattctattcagaagaatattgtgatcgatagtatcaaatgcagcgctaagatcaagtaacactaatagagagatacaaccacgatcagatgataagagtaaatcatttgtaactctaattagagcagtctcagtgctatgatacggtctaaatcctgactggaaatcctcacatataccatttctttctaaaaaagaacataattgtgaagacacagccttttctagtatttttgatagaaacggtagattcgagattggcctgtaattgactaattctttaggatcaagttgcgtttttttaataagtggtttaattatagccaacttaaaagttttcggtacatatcctaatgtcaaagatgaattaatgatattaagcagaggatctatgacctctggaagtatctattttaatagcctagtcggtatagggtcaaccatacatgttgttgattttgatgattttacaagtttagccagttcttctcctcctatagcagtgaatgagtgtaatttttcctcagtgacccagcagtgctctgtctgaagtgatactgtaatagacggctgcatggttataattttattcctaatattatcaatcttactagtaaagaagttcataaagtcattactgctgtgttgtttacaaacatcagaagctgaagctttattttttgataatttagccactgtatcgaataaatacttagggttgtgtttgttttcttttaaaagagatgagaaataagcagatctagcagtttttatggcctttctgtatgcaatcatgctctctttccacaaattgcgaaaaacctctagttttgttttcttccagctgcgctccatttttctggctgctgttttaagggcccgagtgtgctcgttgtaccacggcgttggattatttgctttaatcttctttaagcgccggggagcaactatgtctaaagtgctagtaaggagagagtcaatagtttcggttgcagcatcaagttcatcttggctatctgtaatgctgaggagatggaactgatgaggaagattatgtacaaagcaatctttagtcgcagcggttatcgtcctgccatatttgaagcgaggggatggctttgcagccttaggtaaattaagtatacatgatattaggtaatgatctgagatgtcatcgctctgctgcagaattttaacagtatcaacatttattccatgtgacattattagatctaaagtatgattaaggcgatgagtgggtcccgatacgtgttgtctaactccaatagagtttagaatgtctctaaatgccaatcccaatgcgtctttttcattgtctacgtggatattaaaatccccaacaattagtactttatctacagctaatactaactccgatacaaaaccagcaaattctttgataaagtctgtattgtgccctggtggcctgtatacagtagccaacacaaatgtcagaagggatttatcatttacactacacagtgttacataaagcaccaaaacttcaaaggaattatatttgaaactagacttctgagtaatactgttaaatattattataaattacagccacacctccccctttacctttcagacgtggctcatgtttttaacaataatctcggggggtgcactcatttaaagtaatgtaatcatcaggttttagccaggtttctgtcaaacacagcacatctaagttatgatctataatcatatcattgacaacaagcgtttttggcgaaagggatcgaatattcagcaacccaagctttatcaattgttcatccgtattatatctgttgtttatttgttggacatcaattaaatttttactgttgaatggttttgatggttttttgtatttactaattcggggaacagacacagtctctatgtgataatatctaggtgaaagagtctctatgtgctgggatttagctgactttggtgacgtgagacagctagcagacggttggtttagccagtttgtctgcttcctgacctgggccccagtgagtcaaggtttagctctaagactatgtgccaaattactagagagaagagcagcaccagcccaggagggatgaatgccgtcca harbors:
- the LOC137041880 gene encoding uncharacterized protein, which encodes MDSGRGMFCPFCGKHMNSLTRFCFACGRCLEFLKDAEQTETPNILHQCVQYFNEGHSYSVIVDMMSSLHGVNISLRTLKSKLNEAGLYRRKNYSSPNSVSNAIRLELRGPGQLFGYRTMWQVLKQKYNFRVKRDDVMNLLRELNPRGCESRTRRRFTRRTYHSMGPNYMGHADGYDKLKPFGLAISGCIDGFSRKVLWLECGPTNNNPTVIAHYFMSCVRNLGVIPMRLRTDCGTENGIMAAIQCTLRHHHSDYYSGASSHMYGSSVNNQRIESWWSIFRKGRSQFWMELFADLREAGYFNGSHEHHCLLRYCFGDVIQKDLDECVRLWNSHRIRPSRTAACPGGVPNELYYLPHRFGSRDCGFEIQHAELDALPEASLSMTPCGDPNMQEYLDFSMEHNQLQKPENWESASELYMKLKEIAQL
- the LOC137041881 gene encoding uncharacterized protein; its protein translation is MDSGRGMFCPFCGKHMNSLTRFCFACGRCLEFLKDAEQTEKPGTSRQQDSAKQTEQPSPSYKQFMEYRSSKSKERQSFNYGPKGRCKPKERKHVQINVGLMVPHESGGTDLKPLRGKTLPLFTDPDVAAPDLLKQAVQKMRTFNKDMHEGPYVLLYPDCSEVVHVPGSERPFQLAEYKKEIGKAYCRITFFICLEKHYKRVDDTSDSDSDSEIVFTTRSTAEFNRADTLVFEPENQSTPKLKLEDER